In one window of Solanum pennellii chromosome 2, SPENNV200 DNA:
- the LOC107011151 gene encoding ABC transporter B family member 15-like, producing the protein MSTSKSKTMIQEKRYGSFQSVFMHADSVDILLMILGFLGAICDGVSMPVMLIVTSKLMNNLGGNDSSDTFTHHINENALALVYLACGQWVACFLEGFCWTRTAERQASRLRIRYLKAVLRQDVGYFDLHVASTADVIASVSSDSLVIQECISEKVPVFLMNVATFTGSYVVGFLMIWKLALVGFPFIIFLVIPGLMYGRALMGIARKIRDEYGKAGIIVEQAISSVRTVYSFVGENKTLGEYSNALQGTVDLGLKQGLAKGLAIGSNGIVFAIWSFMSYYGSRMVMYNGEHGGTVFAVGAAIAIGGLSLGSGLSNLKYFSEASAAGERVVQVIKRVPKIDSDNLEGQTLDNVTGEVEFKHVEFAYPSRPESIILNDFSLKVPTGKTVALVGGSGSGKSTVVALLQRFYDPLGGEILLDGIAIDKLQLKWLRSQMGLVSQEPALFATTIKENILFGKEDASMEQVIEAAKASNAHNFICQLPQSYDTQVGERGVQMSGGQKQRIAIARAIIKSPRILLLDEATSALDSESERVVQEALDKAAVGRTTIIIAHRLSTIRNADLIAVVQSGQVKEIGSHDELIEDEDGLYTSLVRLQQTENPSDEISIAPTNRNTVFAPSNLNSGFTSDHEVQNTSSRRLSIVSRSSSANSAAQSRRFDQNATISNTPEQVFPVPSFKRLLAMNLPEWKEATLGCIGAILFGGVQPVYAFAMGSMISVYFLPSHDEIKEKTKIYALCFLGLAFFSLFVNVLQHYNFAAMGEKLTKRIRERMLSKMLTFEIGWYDKEENSTGAVCSRLAKDANVVRSLVGDRMALLIQTVSAVTIACTMGLVIAWRLAWVMIAVQPLIIVCYYFKRVLLKNMSKKSIKAQEESSKLAAEAVSNLRTVTAFSSQSRILQMLKKAQEGPLRESIRQSWFAGIGLGTSNSLMTCTWALDFWYGGKLMAEGLIGAQALFQTFMILVSTGRVIADAGTMTNDLAKGADAVGSVFAVLDRYSLIEPEDSDGYKPKKITGNVELCDVDFAYPARPNVIIFKGFSIKIEPGKSTALVGQSGSGKSTIIGLIERFYDPLRGVVKIDGRDIRSYHLRSLRKHIALVSQEPTLFAGTIRQNIAYGASEEVDESEIIEAAKAANAHDFISALKDGYETWCGDRGLQLSGGQKQRIAIARAILKNPAVLLLDEATSALDSQSEKVVQDALERVMVGRTSVVVAHRLSTIQNCDTIAVLDKGKIVEKGTHSSLLAKGPSGVYHSLVSLQRAPNSNNTFIS; encoded by the exons atgagTACTTCAAAGAGTAAAACGATGATCCAAGAGAAACGGTATGGTTCTTTTCAGTCAGTTTTCATGCATGCCGATAGCGTCGATATCTTGTTGATGATTTTAGGATTTTTGGGAGCGATTTGCGATGGAGTTTCTATGCCTGTGATGCTTATAGTCACCAGCAAACTCATGAACAATCTTGGTGGTAATGACTCTTCCGATACTTTCACGCATCATATCAATGAG AATGCTTTAGCTCTGGTTTACCTGGCATGTGGACAATGGGTCGCGTGTTTTTTAG AGGGATTTTGTTGGACAAGGACAGCAGAGAGGCAAGCGTCAAGGCTACGAATAAGATACTTAAAAGCAGTTCTAAGACAAGATGTGGGATACTTTGATCTACATGTTGCCAGTACCGCCGATGTCATTGCTAGTGTCTCTAGTGACAGTCTTGTCATTCAAGAATGCATAAGTGAAAAG GTACCAGTTTTCTTGATGAACGTAGCAACATTTACTGGGTCATATGTGGTAGGATTTTTGATGATATGGAAGCTGGCACTAGTGggatttccttttattattttcctAGTGATACCAGGTCTTATGTATGGAAGGGCTCTAATGGGAATAGCAAGAAAAATCAGGGATGAATATGGAAAAGCTGGAATAATTGTGGAACAAGCAATTTCATCAGTAAGAACAGTTTATTCATTTGTTGGAGAAAATAAAACTTTAGGAGAGTATTCTAATGCACTTCAAGGAACAGTAGATTTGGGATTAAAGCAAGGTTTAGCTAAAGGATTGGCTATTGGAAGTAATGGCATTGTTTTTGCAATTTGGTCCTTTATGTCTTATTATGGTAGCAGAATGGTCATGTACAATGGAGAACATGGTGGCACCGTTTTTGCCGTCGGCGCTGCAATCGCCATCGGTGGACT ATCATTGGGTTCTGGTTTGTCCAATCTCAAGTATTTTTCTGAAGCAAGTGCAGCTGGTGAACGTGTAGTGCAAGTGATAAAAAGGGTACCGAAAATAGATTCGGATAATTTGGAGGGCCAAACATTGGATAACGTGACGGGTGAAGTGGAATTCAAACATGTTGAATTCGCATATCCGTCAAGACCTGAAAGcataattttaaatgattttagcTTAAAAGTCCCAACGGGTAAAACCGTGGCATTAGTGGGAGGAAGTGGGTCAGGAAAATCTACCGTAGTAGCACTACTTCAGAGATTTTATGACCCACTTGGGGGTGAAATTCTTCTCGATGGGATCGCTATTGATAAGCTGCAACTCAAGTGGCTAAGGTCACAAATGGGTCTAGTGAGTCAAGAACCTGCACTTTTTGCAACtacaattaaagaaaatatactttttgggaAGGAGGATGCATCTATGGAACAAGTAATTGAGGCTGCCAAAGCTTCTAATGCTCATAACTTCATCTGTCAGTTGCCTCAGAGTTATGATACCCAG GTGGGAGAGAGAGGTGTTCAAATGTCTGGGGGACAGAAGCAGAGGATAGCTATAGCAAGAGCCATAATCAAGTCACCCAGAATACTCCTCCTCGACGAAGCAACCAGTGCACTCGACTCTGAATCTGAACGAGTGGTGCAGGAAGCTCTGGACAAGGCCGCTGTTGGCCGCACCACAATCATCATAGCCCATCGCCTTTCCACTATTCGCAATGCTGACCTTATTGCTGTGGTTCAAAGTGGCCAAGTCAAGGAAATTGGCTCACACGATGAGCTAATAGAAGATGAAGATGGACTGTACACTTCCTTAGTCCGTCTCCAACAAACTGAAAATCCCAGTGATGAAATCTCAATTGCACCAACAAATAGAAACACAGTTTTTGCTCcatcaaatttaaattctgGATTCACCTCTGACCATGAAGTACAAAATACAAGCAGCCGAAGGCTATCAATTGTGAGCAGGTCGAGTTCAGCTAACTCAGCTGCGCAAAGCCGTAGATTTGATCAAAATGCAACAATTTCCAATACTCCAGAACAAGTCTTTCCAGTACCTTCATTCAAAAGGCTGCTGGCAATGAATTTGCCAGAATGGAAGGAGGCAACTTTGGGATGCATAGGAGCAATATTGTTTGGTGGGGTTCAACCAGTGTATGCTTTTGCAATGGGGTCAATGATATCTGTCTATTTCTTGCCAAGTCATGATGAGATTAAGGAGAAGACAAAGATATATGCTCTGTGTTTTCTGGGGTTGGCATTCTTTTCACTTTTTGTCAATGTACTTCAGCACTATAACTTTGCAGCCATGGGAGAGAAATTGACTAAAAGGATCCGGGAGAGGATGTTGTCCAAGATGCTTACTTTTGAAATTGGGTGGTACGACAAGGAAGAAAATTCCACCGGTGCTGTTTGCTCTAGACTAGCTAAGGATGCCAATGTG GTGAGATCATTGGTTGGGGACAGGATGGCATTACTCATTCAAACGGTTTCTGCAGTGACTATAGCTTGCACCATGGGTCTAGTTATCGCATGGAGACTTGCATGGGTCATGATAGCGGTCCAGCCTCTCATCATAGTGTGCTACTATTTCAAGAGGGTGCTATTGAAAAACATGTCTAAGAAGTCCATCAAGGCCCAAGAAGAAAGCAGCAAGTTGGCTGCTGAAGCAGTTTCCAATCTCAGAACAGTAACAGCCTTCTCCTCCCAGTCCCGGATTCTCCAAATGCTCAAGAAAGCCCAAGAAGGCCCACTAAGAGAAAGCATACGTCAGTCGTGGTTTGCTGGAATTGGACTTGGCACTTCGAACAGTCTCATGACATGTACTTGGGCTCTTGATTTCTGGTATGGTGGCAAACTCATGGCAGAAGGCCTCATAGGAGCTCAAGCCCTCTTCCAGACATTCATGATTCTGGTTAGCACTGGGCGTGTCATTGCAGATGCTGGAACCATGACTAATGATCTAGCAAAGGGTGCAGATGCTGTTGGGTCGGTCTTTGCAGTGTTGGATCGATATTCTTTAATCGAGCCAGAGGACTCAGACGGTTACAAGCCCAAGAAAATAACAGGCAATGTCGAGCTGTGCGATGTGGATTTTGCATACCCTGCTAGGCCCAATGTGATCATTTTCAAGGGGTTCTCAATAAAAATCGAACCAGGAAAATCAACAGCATTGGTAGGACAAAGCGGATCAGGGAAGTCCACTATAATTGGTCTGATAGAAAGATTCTATGATCCCTTAAGAGGGGTAGTGAAAATAGATGGCCGGGACATAAGATCATACCACTTGAGATCATTGAGGAAacacattgcacttgtaagccAAGAACCAACATTATTTGCAGGAACCATAAGGCAAAACATAGCCTATGGAGCATCAGAAGAAGTGGACGAATCAGAAATAATTGAGGCTGCAAAGGCAGCAAATGCACATGATTTCATCTCAGCATTAAAAGACGGATATGAAACTTGGTGTGGTGACAGGGGACTGCAGTTGTCAGGAGGACAAAAACAGCGAATTGCTATAGCACGTGCAATATTGAAAAATCCAGCGGTGCTATTATTGGACGAGGCAACAAGTGCATTGGACAGTCAATCGGAGAAAGTAGTGCAAGATGCACTTGAGAGAGTGATGGTTGGGCGGACAAGTGTGGTGGTGGCACACAGGCTAAGTACTATACAGAATTGTGACACAATTGCTGTATTGGACAAAGGCAAAATTGTGGAGAAAGGGACTCACTCTTCTTTGTTAGCTAAAGGACCCAGTGGAGTTTACCACTCTCTTGTTAGCCTTCAAAGAGCACCAAACTCTAACAACACCTTCATCAGTTAA